A region from the Benincasa hispida cultivar B227 chromosome 8, ASM972705v1, whole genome shotgun sequence genome encodes:
- the LOC120084122 gene encoding LOW QUALITY PROTEIN: ankyrin repeat-containing protein ITN1-like (The sequence of the model RefSeq protein was modified relative to this genomic sequence to represent the inferred CDS: inserted 3 bases in 2 codons; deleted 3 bases in 2 codons) produces the protein MRSVQEAHMESSVQTSLNEDQHISSSSCRSKATDNSEPNEGQEPTTPSTAKRPLLNHELGSFVAVRIKYGEEENEHSIPANCATMGNKRYIKKSVELYQAALKGDWKTANKIFDEDPSWSTKKITSKGNTALHIAAAAKHISFVEELVKLYSSNDFDLAITNIDGRTALSYAAVSGVVRIGKAMVDKNPNLPNIDDGGDLKCIPVLAAVVYKRKDMASYLFSNTDFDALSPEQQFELLLATIDSDYNDIALHILEKKPKLAKEMVNKNDDTPLHILARKPYAIGSSNELSFWXKHINSCFNGIYKTAVMQTLAHQVVERLWDSVVEDLSTLKLDEFRINLSSLLHDAARVGNVEFLIILIRSYPDLIWIVDEDKKSIFHVAVENRQENVFSLIYEIGGLKDFLAHGYNDKDKFNILRLAGMLTSPYHLSRVSGTALQMQRELLWFKEMEKIIIPSYYSMKITEDHDHAGQTPRELFTKEHKHLRKDGEEWMKNSLHMLVAALIATVVFAAAFMVPGGNDDKDHIPIFQQNQAFTVFVISDVAALVTSTTSILTFLSILTSRYAEEDFLIWLPSKLLFGLVTLFVSIICMVVAFSATFFIAYHKIKVKITLIVAAVTIFPIACFCMFHLXLIVDILRSTYWPQCSLRKHKKSLF, from the exons ATGCGAAGTGTGCAGGAGGCCCATATGGAAAGCTCAGTGCAGACTTCCCTTAATGAAGACCAgcatatttcttcttcttcttgtcgtTCAAAAGCCACTGATAATTCTGAACCAAATGAAGGACAAGAACCAACCACTCCTTCAACAGCTAAAAGGCCTCTTCTTAACCATGAATTGGGATCTTTCGTTGCCGTCCGTATAAAGtatggagaagaagaaaatgagcaTTCAATTCCTGCCAACT gtgcaacaatggGGAATAAAAGATACATTAAAAAATCTGTTGAGTTATATCAAGCTGCTTTAAAGGGAGATTGGAAGACTGCCAATAAAATATTTGACGAAGATCCATCATGGTCCACGAAGAAGATAACTTCAAAAGGGAATACGGCCCTCCATATTGCTGCTGCTGCAAAGCATATTTCTTTTGTAGAAGAGTTGGTTAAGCTTTACTCTTCAAATGACTTTGACTTAGCTATAACAAATATAGATGGACGCACTGCCCTTTCTTATGCC GCTGTATCAGGAGTTGTAAGGATCGGTAAAGCAATGGTTGACAAGAATCCCAATCTTCCAAATATTGATGATGGTGGTGATCTTAAGTGCATCCCAGTTTTGGCCGCTGTAGTTTACAAACGCAAAGAC ATGGCTTCCTATCTTTTCTCTAACACTGATTTTGATGCTTTATCTCCTGAACAACAATTTGAACTTCTCTTAGCTACAATCGACAGTGATTATAATG ATATAGCATTGCATATTCTGGAAAAGAAACCTAAATTAGCAAAGGAGATGGTGAACAAAAATGATGACACGCCTTTGCATATACTAGCCAGAAAGCCATATGCCATCGGTAGCAGCAACGAGCTTAGCTTCT AAAAGCATATAAACtctt GCTTCAACGGGATTTACAAAACAGCTGTAATGCAGACATTAGCCCATCAAGTTGTTGAACGTCTATGGGATTCGGTTGTCGAGGATCTTTCAACACTGAAGCTAGACGAGTTCAGAATAAATCTCTCAAGTTTATTGCACGATGCAGCAAGAGTTGGAAATGTTGAATTCTTGATAATACTCATTCGCTCCTATCCCGATTTGATATGGATAGTTGATGAGGATAAGAAAAGCATATTTCACGTAGCAGTTGAAAATCGACAAGAAAATGTGTTTAGTCTTATATATGAGATAGGAGGGCTGAAGGATTTCCTTGCCCATGGATACAATGATAAGGATAAGTTTAACATTCTACGCCTAGCTGGAATGTTGACATCTCCATATCACCTTAGCAGAGTGTCAGGGACAGCTCTACAAATGCAACGAGAGCTTTTGTGGTTTAAG GAAATGGAGAAAATCATTATCCCATCCTATTATAGTATGAAAATAACAGAAGACCATGATCATGCTGGTCAAACACCTCGTGAACTCTTCACAAAAGAGCACAAACACCTACGGAAAGATGGGGAGGAGTGGATGAAAAACAGTTTGCACATGCTGGTGGCAGCTTTAATCGCAACGGTGGTTTTTGCAGCGGCATTCATGGTTCCAGGAGGCAATGACGATAAGGATCACATTCCTATTTTCCAACAAAATCAGGCCTTTACAGTGTTCGTTATATCAGATGTTGCAGCTCTGGTGACATCTACAACATCTATACTcacatttttatcaattttgacGTCACGCTATGCAGAAGAAGATTTTTTGATATGGTTGCCAAGCAAGTTATTGTTTGGGTTAGTGACACTATTTGTTTCTATAATATGCATGGTAGTGGCTTTCAGTGCAACCTTCTTTATTGCGTATCATAAAATAAAGGTGAAGATTACATTGATCGTTGCAGCAGTGACCATCTTTCCAATTGCCTGTTTTTGTATGTTTCACTT gctcattgtagatatattgcGGTCAACTTATTGGCCTCAATGTTCTTTGAGAAAACACAAGAAAAGTCTATTTTAG